A single region of the Rhodospirillales bacterium genome encodes:
- a CDS encoding aminodeoxychorismate/anthranilate synthase component II, whose protein sequence is MITLIDNYDSFTYNLVQYLGDLGAQVQVYRNDRISVEEVFSAKPEGILISPGPSDPDHAGICLDLTRQAAERQVPLFGVCLGLQTIGQAFGGKVVRAPSPMHGKVSDIFHEQKSVFKGLPSPFPATRYHSLIVERGSLPDCLEITAWTQDGLIMGLAHKTAPLHSVQFHPESIATQHGHTLLKNFLEGVAAR, encoded by the coding sequence ATGATTACACTCATCGACAATTATGACAGTTTTACCTACAACCTCGTCCAGTATCTCGGCGATCTGGGGGCGCAGGTGCAGGTCTATCGAAACGACAGGATTTCCGTAGAAGAGGTGTTTAGCGCAAAGCCGGAAGGCATTTTAATCTCTCCCGGACCGAGCGACCCGGACCATGCGGGGATTTGCCTGGACCTCACCCGGCAGGCGGCGGAAAGGCAGGTTCCCCTGTTTGGCGTTTGCCTGGGGCTTCAGACCATCGGGCAGGCCTTTGGCGGGAAGGTCGTGCGCGCTCCCTCCCCCATGCATGGCAAGGTTTCGGATATTTTTCACGAGCAAAAAAGCGTTTTTAAAGGGCTGCCGTCTCCTTTTCCGGCGACGCGCTACCATTCCCTGATCGTGGAGCGAGGCAGCCTGCCGGATTGCCTTGAAATTACCGCATGGACCCAGGACGGGCTGATTATGGGGCTGGCGCATAAAACCGCCCCCCTTCACAGCGTCCAGTTCCACCCCGAAAGCATCGCCACGCAGCACGGCCATACCCTTTTGAAAAATTTTCTGGAAGGAGTTGCGGCGCGATGA
- a CDS encoding divergent polysaccharide deacetylase family protein: MTMRKSFSKETWVFILIAVFFMLLADHFIFGGKRTYIETLKTETLPTPEPEHAEKAAESVSPAPILIRPEEGEEYLEEIIPSVEMPPPPEAEPEPEPETVTGKAPPPPLEGKARIAVIIDDIGMDIKRSRAALSLPAAVTLALLPYAESAPKLARQAQEKGHELMIHVPMEPMNRKLSLGGMGLRGDMDEAAFQARFDEILSSFKGYSGINNHMGSRLTQDQEMMARVMARLKKEGLFFVDSRTIATSVAGEMAARAGLPHAARDVFLDHEDTPDFVAKSLEKLEALAHKNGHAIAIGHPKDVTLAALEAWVQTLGPKGIELVPVSALLTNPSGLSARAPDPQPVPPPE; encoded by the coding sequence ATGACAATGCGCAAGTCGTTTTCCAAAGAAACATGGGTCTTTATCCTGATTGCCGTGTTCTTCATGCTGCTGGCAGATCATTTCATCTTTGGCGGCAAACGCACTTACATTGAAACCCTCAAAACAGAGACTCTTCCAACGCCGGAACCTGAACATGCGGAAAAGGCGGCGGAATCCGTTTCGCCCGCGCCCATCTTAATTCGGCCGGAGGAAGGCGAAGAGTACCTTGAGGAAATCATTCCTTCCGTTGAAATGCCGCCGCCTCCCGAAGCCGAACCTGAGCCTGAACCTGAGACGGTGACAGGGAAAGCGCCGCCGCCCCCTTTGGAAGGAAAGGCGCGCATTGCCGTCATTATCGACGATATCGGAATGGATATAAAGCGCAGCCGCGCGGCCCTCTCTTTGCCGGCGGCCGTGACGCTGGCGCTTCTTCCTTATGCGGAATCGGCGCCGAAACTGGCACGTCAGGCGCAGGAGAAAGGGCATGAGCTGATGATTCACGTGCCTATGGAGCCGATGAACCGGAAGCTGAGCCTGGGGGGGATGGGCCTGCGCGGCGATATGGACGAAGCGGCGTTTCAGGCCCGCTTTGACGAAATCCTCTCCAGTTTTAAAGGCTATAGCGGCATCAACAATCACATGGGCAGCCGCCTGACGCAGGATCAGGAGATGATGGCGCGGGTGATGGCGCGCCTGAAAAAAGAAGGGCTCTTTTTTGTGGATTCAAGAACCATTGCGACCTCTGTGGCAGGCGAGATGGCGGCGCGTGCCGGCCTTCCGCATGCCGCGCGGGACGTTTTTCTGGATCATGAAGACACGCCGGACTTTGTGGCAAAATCTTTGGAAAAACTGGAGGCGCTGGCTCATAAAAACGGCCATGCGATTGCCATCGGCCACCCCAAGGATGTCACCCTTGCGGCGCTGGAAGCGTGGGTTCAAACCCTTGGGCCCAAAGGCATAGAGCTTGTGCCGGTGAGCGCGCTCCTTACGAATCCTTCTGGTTTATCTGCCCGCGCGCCTGATCCACAGCCAGTTCCGCCGCCTGAATGA
- the trpE gene encoding anthranilate synthase component I, with protein sequence MSIQPDFETFKARFDDRKTQLLWQWIPADMETPVSAYLKLCEDKPYSFLLESVEGGATLGRYSAIGLAPDLVWTCCASEKEEHEDADPLKTLRCHVRDSRIDIVPEDIPPMGPSGLFGYMGYDMVRLIEDIPDRNPDELHVPDSIMMRPTLMVIFDNVKNMMCLVTPVRDHAGNAKDKVEDVYTAASERLAKAFKTLTGPLPAEALHCGTRLETPLPVRSNMEEKQFHEMVERAVEYIRAGDIFQVVLGQRFSVDFDLPGFELYRSLRRLNPSPFLFYIRFEDFDLVGSSPEILVRVRDKTVTIRPIAGTRPRGRNAAEDKALAEDLLSDPKERAEHLMLLDLGRNDVGRVAKTGSMKVTEEFVIERYSHVMHIVSNVEGTLRADRDSLDALFAGFPAGTVSGAPKVRAMEIIDELEPLRRSYYGGCIGYLDGNGELDTCIALRTALVKDGKVYVQASGGIVADSKPASEYAESCNKARAIIQAAELAVDQARGQINQKDS encoded by the coding sequence ATGAGCATTCAGCCGGATTTCGAAACCTTTAAGGCCCGGTTCGACGACCGGAAAACGCAGCTTTTGTGGCAATGGATTCCGGCGGACATGGAAACCCCCGTTTCGGCCTATTTGAAGCTGTGCGAAGACAAGCCCTACAGTTTCCTGCTTGAATCCGTCGAAGGCGGCGCGACGCTGGGCCGGTATTCCGCCATCGGGCTGGCGCCGGACCTTGTCTGGACCTGCTGCGCCAGCGAAAAGGAGGAACATGAAGACGCCGACCCGCTCAAAACCCTGCGCTGCCATGTCAGGGACAGCCGCATTGACATCGTGCCGGAAGACATCCCCCCCATGGGTCCGTCGGGGCTGTTCGGCTATATGGGCTATGACATGGTCCGCCTGATCGAGGACATTCCCGATCGTAATCCCGACGAACTGCATGTGCCCGACAGCATCATGATGCGCCCGACCCTGATGGTTATTTTCGACAACGTCAAAAACATGATGTGCCTCGTGACGCCTGTGCGGGACCATGCGGGTAACGCAAAGGACAAGGTCGAAGATGTTTACACGGCCGCATCGGAGCGTCTGGCCAAAGCCTTCAAGACCCTGACGGGCCCCCTCCCTGCGGAAGCGCTGCATTGCGGTACCAGACTGGAAACGCCTTTGCCGGTCCGGTCCAATATGGAGGAAAAGCAGTTTCACGAAATGGTCGAACGCGCCGTGGAATATATCCGCGCCGGCGATATTTTTCAGGTGGTGCTGGGGCAGCGTTTTTCGGTGGATTTCGATTTGCCGGGGTTCGAGCTTTACCGGAGCCTGCGCCGTTTGAACCCCTCCCCCTTTCTTTTTTATATCCGCTTTGAGGATTTCGACCTGGTCGGCTCCAGCCCTGAAATCCTGGTCAGGGTGCGGGACAAAACCGTAACCATCCGCCCGATCGCCGGCACGCGCCCACGCGGTCGAAACGCCGCCGAAGACAAAGCGCTGGCCGAAGATTTGCTCTCCGATCCCAAGGAACGCGCCGAGCACCTGATGCTTCTGGATCTGGGCCGCAACGATGTCGGGCGCGTGGCCAAAACGGGTTCTATGAAGGTCACGGAAGAATTTGTGATCGAACGTTATTCGCATGTGATGCACATCGTCTCCAATGTCGAAGGGACCCTGCGCGCCGACAGGGATTCGCTGGATGCCCTGTTCGCCGGCTTTCCGGCCGGCACCGTCAGCGGCGCGCCCAAAGTCCGCGCCATGGAGATTATCGACGAGCTGGAGCCCCTGCGCCGGAGCTATTACGGCGGCTGCATCGGCTATCTGGACGGCAACGGAGAGCTCGATACCTGCATCGCGCTGCGTACGGCGCTGGTCAAGGACGGAAAGGTTTATGTCCAGGCCAGCGGCGGGATCGTCGCGGACAGCAAGCCGGCGTCCGAATACGCCGAAAGCTGCAACAAGGCCCGCGCGATCATTCAGGCGGCGGAACTGGCTGTGGATCAGGCGCGCGGGCAGATAAACCAGAAGGATTCGTAA
- a CDS encoding peptidyl-prolyl cis-trans isomerase, with amino-acid sequence MLGAMREGAKGGILKVILMGFMVMAVGGLVLMDVGGFFRGGVSSNVVAKGGGLSISTVEFDKAVRRSLGRQGIGPQEAYRMGYIHSILNNEIQMRLLTREAARLGLRASDELVRKQVEKLAEPLAREGQSKKDALKQILRNQGISESEFIGSIRQEIGNAALRNALVSGVSLTPDILAQDLYAAKNQTRSIETLMFKTSSVEAIEKPSEENLQKYYAANKTDYAIPETRRVTAATLKKEMLQGRVDISEDDLRNAYAENIELYTKPPRRNLEQAIVASPKEAEDIAAKAKEGKSLKDAALAVTGKTDAYLGAQDFQENGLPEDLAAAVFQAEAGDIVGPVQSPLGWHVMVLAKILDPEVTPFEQVKADIKEELLQTALLDELLETANMIDDRLASGEALEPIVQEFGLTTEKLPPFSQNGLSPEGKDVFKNYGAGKGEIIETIFSYDSGETTPVLETEGGQFVVFRIDESTPLDFKSFESVKAELKEKWIAAQKDLVAKVRAKEALEKLDGGASMEEVQKEFGGRLSSYRNLKRDADAPKALGPVVLSRVFSQEKGESFLAETGDGILLAKITDISFPDSGAEKESDLAAIKTSEKRANAIETLERYVYHMSANTEIRINERIISQLYGENGAN; translated from the coding sequence ATGTTGGGAGCGATGCGCGAGGGGGCAAAAGGCGGGATACTGAAAGTCATCCTGATGGGCTTTATGGTGATGGCCGTGGGCGGCCTCGTCCTCATGGATGTGGGCGGCTTTTTCCGGGGCGGCGTTTCTTCCAACGTCGTTGCCAAAGGCGGCGGCCTTTCGATCTCCACAGTGGAATTCGACAAGGCCGTGCGCCGCAGCCTGGGACGTCAGGGGATCGGGCCGCAGGAAGCCTACCGGATGGGGTATATCCATTCCATCCTGAATAACGAAATCCAGATGCGCCTTCTGACGCGGGAAGCCGCCCGGCTGGGCTTGCGCGCCAGTGACGAGCTTGTGAGGAAGCAGGTGGAAAAACTGGCGGAACCCCTTGCCCGCGAGGGGCAAAGCAAGAAGGACGCCCTGAAACAGATTTTGCGCAACCAGGGGATTTCCGAAAGCGAATTTATCGGATCCATCCGGCAGGAAATCGGGAATGCCGCCTTGCGCAACGCCCTTGTCTCCGGCGTGTCCCTGACGCCGGATATCCTGGCGCAGGATTTGTACGCGGCCAAAAACCAGACGCGCAGCATTGAAACGCTCATGTTCAAGACCAGCAGTGTTGAGGCCATTGAAAAACCGTCCGAGGAGAATCTCCAGAAATATTATGCGGCCAATAAAACTGACTATGCCATTCCCGAAACGCGCCGCGTCACGGCGGCGACCCTGAAAAAAGAAATGCTGCAGGGCCGGGTCGATATCAGCGAAGACGACCTTAGGAACGCTTACGCCGAAAATATCGAACTTTATACAAAGCCGCCGCGCCGCAATCTGGAACAGGCCATTGTAGCCTCCCCGAAAGAGGCGGAAGACATCGCGGCAAAAGCCAAAGAAGGAAAATCCCTTAAAGATGCCGCTTTGGCCGTGACCGGCAAGACCGACGCGTATCTTGGCGCGCAGGACTTTCAGGAAAACGGCTTGCCGGAAGACCTTGCGGCGGCTGTGTTTCAAGCCGAAGCCGGCGACATTGTCGGCCCTGTCCAAAGCCCTTTGGGGTGGCATGTCATGGTCCTTGCGAAAATTCTCGATCCGGAAGTGACGCCCTTTGAACAGGTCAAGGCGGATATCAAAGAGGAACTGCTGCAAACGGCCCTGCTGGATGAACTGCTGGAAACGGCGAATATGATCGACGACCGTCTGGCGTCCGGCGAGGCGCTGGAGCCTATCGTGCAGGAATTCGGCCTGACAACCGAGAAGCTTCCCCCCTTCTCCCAGAACGGCTTGTCGCCGGAAGGAAAGGATGTCTTTAAAAATTACGGCGCAGGCAAAGGGGAGATCATCGAAACGATCTTTTCCTATGACTCGGGCGAAACGACGCCCGTTCTGGAAACGGAAGGCGGGCAGTTCGTCGTCTTCCGCATCGATGAAAGCACCCCGCTGGATTTCAAGTCTTTTGAATCCGTCAAAGCAGAACTGAAGGAGAAATGGATCGCCGCGCAAAAGGATCTGGTGGCGAAAGTCCGCGCCAAAGAGGCTTTGGAAAAGCTCGACGGCGGCGCGTCCATGGAAGAGGTGCAAAAGGAATTCGGCGGACGGCTTTCCAGCTACCGGAACCTGAAACGCGACGCGGACGCCCCGAAAGCTTTGGGGCCGGTTGTGCTCAGCCGTGTTTTTTCACAGGAGAAAGGAGAGTCTTTCCTGGCGGAAACCGGGGACGGCATTTTGCTGGCCAAAATTACGGACATTTCTTTTCCCGATTCCGGCGCGGAAAAGGAAAGCGATCTGGCGGCGATCAAAACGAGTGAAAAACGCGCGAACGCCATCGAAACGCTGGAGCGCTACGTTTATCACATGAGCGCCAATACGGAGATTCGGATCAACGAGCGTATCATCAGCCAGCTTTACGGCGAGAACGGCGCGAATTAA
- a CDS encoding triose-phosphate isomerase, with protein MKKLIAGNWKMNGTAESAIELAEAVSAGIEGNPGLLDTCDFLICPPFLHIPLVQGALSEPVFDAIFLGAQDCSSYQNGAYTGDVSAAMIADMGCTHVILGHSERRQYFGEKDMLVAEKALLAHREGLTTIVCVGENEAEREAGRAQDVVGKQLGHSLPGHSTPKNLVVAYEPVWAIGTGKSATVEDIRDMHAFIRAQLSERLESCENIRILYGGSVKPANAAEILATENVDGALIGGASLKAEDFIGIAQGG; from the coding sequence ATGAAAAAATTGATTGCAGGAAACTGGAAGATGAACGGCACGGCCGAAAGCGCCATCGAGCTGGCGGAGGCTGTGTCTGCGGGGATTGAGGGCAATCCCGGTCTGCTCGATACATGCGATTTTCTCATTTGCCCGCCTTTTCTTCACATTCCCCTTGTGCAGGGGGCTTTGAGCGAGCCGGTGTTTGACGCGATTTTTCTGGGGGCGCAGGATTGCTCCTCTTATCAGAACGGGGCTTATACGGGCGATGTGTCTGCCGCGATGATTGCGGATATGGGCTGCACCCATGTGATTTTGGGTCATTCGGAGCGCCGGCAGTATTTCGGGGAAAAAGATATGCTGGTTGCGGAAAAAGCGCTGCTGGCCCACCGCGAAGGTCTTACGACCATCGTCTGTGTCGGGGAAAACGAAGCGGAGCGCGAGGCGGGACGGGCGCAGGACGTCGTTGGAAAACAGCTCGGCCATTCCCTGCCGGGGCACAGCACGCCCAAAAATCTGGTGGTCGCCTACGAGCCCGTCTGGGCGATCGGCACCGGCAAATCGGCCACCGTGGAGGACATCAGGGACATGCACGCTTTCATTCGCGCGCAGCTTTCGGAAAGGCTTGAAAGTTGCGAAAATATCCGTATTTTGTACGGCGGCTCGGTCAAGCCCGCCAATGCGGCGGAAATACTGGCCACGGAAAATGTGGATGGCGCGCTCATTGGCGGCGCCTCGTTAAAAGCGGAAGATTTTATCGGGATTGCGCAAGGGGGGTAA
- the secG gene encoding preprotein translocase subunit SecG, which translates to METVVLVIHLILALSIILLILLQRSEGGGLGIGGGSGGLGGFATAGQTANVLTRATAICAACFFATSLLLAVLAGSQKKPADILESLDNVPAVIDSSAAAGDKENPEAKGAGKESQPPSVPISE; encoded by the coding sequence ATGGAAACAGTCGTTCTTGTCATACATTTGATTCTGGCCCTCAGCATTATCCTGCTGATCCTGCTCCAGCGCTCCGAAGGCGGCGGGCTGGGGATCGGCGGCGGCTCCGGCGGGCTGGGCGGGTTTGCCACGGCGGGTCAGACGGCGAACGTCCTCACAAGGGCCACGGCCATTTGCGCGGCCTGCTTTTTTGCCACCAGTCTGCTGCTCGCGGTTTTGGCCGGGTCCCAGAAAAAACCTGCCGACATTCTTGAATCTCTGGATAACGTGCCGGCCGTTATTGACTCTTCGGCCGCGGCAGGCGATAAAGAAAACCCGGAAGCTAAAGGCGCCGGAAAAGAGTCCCAGCCACCTTCAGTGCCCATTTCAGAGTAA
- a CDS encoding CTP synthase, giving the protein MTRFIFITGGVVSSLGKGLGSAALGALLQARGFKVRLCKLDPYLNVDPGTMSPFQHGEVFVTDDGAETDLDLGHYERFTGNPASQSDNTTTGRIYTNVLQRERRGDYLGATVQVIPHITDEIKAFIREKDGTADFVMCEIGGTVGDIESLPFLEAIRQFGNEMGRDRALFIHVTLLPWIPAAGELKTKPTQHSVKELMGVGIRPRILLCRADREIEKEELRKIALFCNIDEDKVIPALDASSIYEVPLTYHKEGLDAQVMDAFGIKDSKEPDLSVWEEIVRRIKQPEGEVTIAVVGKYTNLTDSYKSLNEALCHGGIANNTRVKIKFVESTLFDGSDDNIVHELQDVNGILVPGGFGERGAEGKIKAAGFAREKKIPYFGICFGLQMAVLEAARNTAGIANASSTEFAQEGEHLIGLMTEWTKDNKKEKRTRHEDMGGTMRLGAYPATLKKGSRVAEIYGCTDISERHRHRYEVNINYRERLEEKGLIFSGTSPDGNLPEICERNDHPWFIGVQYHPELKSKPFAPHPLFVSFIKAAIAQGRLV; this is encoded by the coding sequence ATGACACGATTTATTTTTATTACAGGCGGCGTTGTTTCCTCACTGGGAAAAGGCCTCGGCTCCGCTGCGCTTGGCGCATTGCTGCAGGCCCGCGGTTTCAAGGTTCGCCTTTGCAAGCTGGACCCGTATCTGAACGTGGACCCCGGCACGATGAGCCCGTTCCAGCATGGCGAAGTCTTTGTGACGGATGACGGGGCGGAAACGGATCTGGATCTGGGCCATTACGAGCGCTTTACCGGCAATCCGGCCAGCCAGAGCGACAACACCACCACGGGGCGCATCTACACGAATGTTTTGCAGCGCGAGCGGCGCGGGGATTATCTGGGCGCCACCGTTCAGGTCATTCCGCACATCACGGACGAGATCAAAGCCTTCATCCGCGAGAAAGACGGCACGGCGGATTTTGTGATGTGCGAAATCGGCGGCACGGTGGGCGACATTGAAAGCCTGCCTTTTCTGGAAGCCATCCGGCAATTCGGCAATGAAATGGGGCGGGACCGCGCGCTGTTTATTCACGTGACCCTGCTGCCGTGGATTCCGGCGGCGGGAGAGCTGAAAACCAAGCCGACCCAGCATTCCGTGAAGGAACTGATGGGCGTGGGCATTCGTCCGCGCATTCTGCTTTGCCGCGCGGACCGCGAAATCGAAAAAGAGGAACTGCGCAAAATCGCGCTTTTCTGCAATATTGACGAAGACAAAGTCATTCCCGCGCTGGATGCGTCCTCCATTTACGAAGTGCCGCTGACCTATCACAAAGAGGGGCTGGACGCGCAGGTAATGGATGCGTTCGGGATCAAGGATTCAAAAGAGCCGGATTTATCCGTGTGGGAGGAAATCGTCCGCCGGATCAAACAGCCCGAAGGGGAGGTCACCATTGCAGTGGTCGGCAAATACACCAACCTGACGGACAGCTACAAATCCCTCAACGAGGCGCTGTGCCACGGCGGCATTGCGAACAACACCAGGGTCAAGATCAAGTTCGTGGAATCCACGCTGTTTGACGGGAGCGACGACAACATCGTCCATGAACTTCAGGACGTGAACGGCATTCTGGTTCCCGGCGGCTTCGGGGAGCGCGGGGCGGAAGGCAAGATCAAGGCGGCCGGGTTTGCGCGCGAAAAGAAAATTCCGTATTTCGGCATTTGTTTTGGGCTGCAGATGGCCGTGCTGGAAGCGGCGCGCAACACGGCGGGCATCGCAAACGCCAGCTCGACGGAATTTGCGCAGGAGGGCGAGCATCTCATCGGCCTGATGACCGAATGGACCAAGGACAATAAAAAAGAAAAGCGCACCAGACACGAAGATATGGGCGGGACCATGCGCCTCGGCGCTTACCCGGCGACCCTGAAAAAAGGGTCCAGGGTGGCGGAGATTTACGGCTGCACCGACATCAGCGAACGCCACCGCCACCGGTATGAAGTGAATATCAATTACCGGGAGCGGCTGGAAGAAAAGGGGCTCATTTTCTCCGGCACGTCGCCCGACGGGAATCTGCCGGAAATTTGCGAAAGAAACGACCATCCGTGGTTTATCGGCGTGCAGTACCACCCGGAACTCAAATCGAAACCCTTCGCCCCGCATCCGCTTTTTGTGTCTTTCATCAAAGCGGCCATCGCGCAGGGGCGGCTGGTTTAA
- the kdsA gene encoding 3-deoxy-8-phosphooctulonate synthase: protein MKTVSVQKIDIANNKPFVLFGGLNVLENEALTLKAVEVYKTVTDRLGIPFIFKASFDKANRSSIHSYRGVGMEEGLRIFEKVKAEFDNVPVITDVHEINQCRAVAEVVDVLQIPAFLARQTDLVAAMAKTGAVINIKKPQYMSPYQIGNIVDKFSECGNDKTIICERGHTFGYDNLVVDPMAFGVMKEMSGGTPIICDSVHASQMRLPGSEASGGRRALVPDLSRAVLAIGIAGLFIEAYEDPDQARCDGPSALPYHKLEEFLAQAKAVDDLVKSMDLVQVS from the coding sequence ATGAAAACAGTCTCCGTCCAGAAGATCGATATCGCCAATAACAAGCCGTTTGTGCTCTTTGGGGGGCTGAACGTCCTCGAAAACGAAGCGCTCACCTTAAAGGCCGTTGAGGTTTATAAAACCGTCACGGACAGGCTCGGCATTCCGTTTATTTTCAAGGCCAGCTTTGACAAGGCCAACCGCTCCAGCATCCATTCCTACCGCGGCGTCGGGATGGAGGAGGGGCTGCGCATCTTTGAAAAGGTGAAAGCGGAGTTCGACAATGTGCCCGTTATTACGGATGTGCATGAAATCAATCAGTGCCGGGCCGTGGCGGAGGTGGTGGATGTCCTGCAGATTCCGGCGTTTCTGGCGCGCCAGACCGATCTGGTGGCGGCAATGGCCAAAACCGGGGCGGTCATTAACATCAAGAAGCCCCAGTATATGTCGCCCTATCAGATCGGCAATATCGTCGATAAATTTTCCGAATGCGGCAATGACAAAACGATCATCTGCGAGCGCGGCCATACATTCGGGTACGACAATCTTGTGGTGGACCCGATGGCTTTTGGCGTGATGAAAGAGATGAGCGGCGGCACGCCCATTATCTGCGACAGCGTTCATGCGTCCCAAATGCGTCTGCCGGGGAGCGAGGCGTCCGGCGGGCGGCGGGCGCTTGTGCCGGATTTAAGCCGCGCCGTGCTGGCGATCGGGATTGCGGGGCTGTTTATCGAAGCCTATGAAGACCCGGACCAGGCCAGATGCGACGGCCCCTCCGCCTTGCCCTATCACAAGCTGGAAGAATTTCTGGCGCAGGCCAAAGCCGTGGACGATCTGGTGAAAAGCATGGATTTGGTGCAGGTTTCCTAA
- the eno gene encoding phosphopyruvate hydratase codes for MSAIVDITARQILDSRGNPTVEVDVLLESGARGRAAVPSGASTGAYEAVELRDGDKSRYGGKGVEKAVEFVNTDLFEALSGQDPEDQLHLDHAMIALDGTENKSRYGANAILGVSLAIAKAVAEELDVPLYRYLGGPYAHLLPTPMMNIINGGAHADNPVDIQEFMIMPVGMQDFSEALRCGAEVFHALKKQLSEAGLNTNVGDEGGFAPEVKSSTEALDFIMKAIEAAGYTPGRDVVIALDAAASEFFKDGKYELAGEGRSLSSAEMVKYYEDLCARYPIASIEDGLDEDDWEGWVKLTGALGDRVQLVGDDLFVTNPGRLREGIDKGAANAILIKVNQIGTLSETLETIEIAKRAGYGIVMSHRSGETEDSTIADLAVATNCGQIKTGSLSRSDRVAKYNQLLRIEEDLGPSAAYAGAGALKSAPQKKAAKKKAA; via the coding sequence ATGAGCGCAATTGTAGACATTACGGCCCGTCAAATTCTGGATAGCCGGGGCAACCCGACCGTGGAAGTGGACGTTCTTCTGGAAAGCGGTGCGCGCGGACGTGCGGCGGTGCCCTCCGGCGCTTCGACAGGAGCGTATGAAGCCGTTGAATTGCGGGACGGCGATAAATCCCGCTATGGCGGCAAAGGCGTTGAAAAAGCCGTTGAGTTTGTGAACACCGATCTCTTCGAAGCGTTGAGCGGGCAGGACCCCGAGGATCAGCTCCATCTGGACCATGCAATGATCGCGCTGGACGGGACGGAGAACAAATCCCGTTACGGGGCCAATGCGATTTTGGGAGTATCCCTGGCGATTGCGAAAGCCGTGGCGGAGGAACTGGACGTGCCGCTCTATCGTTATCTGGGCGGACCGTACGCCCATCTTCTGCCGACGCCGATGATGAATATCATCAATGGCGGCGCGCATGCGGACAATCCTGTCGATATTCAGGAATTTATGATTATGCCGGTGGGAATGCAGGATTTCTCGGAAGCCCTGCGCTGCGGCGCGGAAGTGTTTCACGCGCTGAAGAAACAGCTTTCCGAAGCCGGGCTGAACACCAATGTCGGCGATGAAGGCGGCTTTGCGCCGGAAGTGAAGTCTTCGACCGAAGCCCTCGACTTTATCATGAAAGCGATCGAGGCCGCAGGCTACACGCCGGGCCGGGATGTCGTGATTGCGCTGGATGCCGCCGCCAGCGAGTTTTTCAAGGATGGAAAATACGAACTGGCGGGAGAAGGGCGCTCCCTGTCTTCTGCGGAGATGGTGAAATACTACGAGGATCTTTGCGCGCGCTACCCGATCGCCTCGATTGAGGACGGCCTTGATGAAGACGACTGGGAGGGCTGGGTCAAATTGACCGGGGCGCTGGGAGACCGGGTGCAGCTTGTCGGGGACGACCTGTTTGTCACCAATCCCGGGCGGCTTCGGGAGGGAATAGACAAGGGCGCGGCCAATGCCATCCTGATCAAGGTCAACCAGATCGGCACGCTCAGCGAAACGCTGGAAACCATCGAAATAGCCAAACGGGCGGGTTACGGCATTGTGATGTCGCACCGCTCCGGCGAAACGGAAGATTCCACGATTGCGGATCTCGCCGTGGCGACGAATTGCGGGCAAATCAAGACAGGCTCCCTGTCCCGCTCTGACCGCGTGGCAAAATACAACCAGCTTCTGCGAATTGAAGAGGACCTTGGACCGTCCGCCGCCTATGCCGGGGCAGGGGCCTTGAAATCCGCGCCGCAAAAAAAGGCTGCCAAAAAGAAAGCGGCTTGA
- a CDS encoding septum formation initiator family protein, whose translation MKRLAEQRYLLRQNLIAVIGLCLSVYFCYHLIAGERGFLRKISLERQIETLASTQDSLLQERQALEKKVKMMRPGSVNRDLLEERVRSVLGYTHEDEKVLLQSRS comes from the coding sequence ATGAAACGTCTTGCAGAACAACGCTATCTTCTCCGTCAGAACCTGATCGCCGTCATCGGCCTGTGCCTGAGTGTTTACTTTTGTTACCACCTGATTGCGGGGGAGCGCGGATTCCTGCGAAAGATTTCCCTGGAAAGACAGATCGAAACACTCGCATCAACGCAGGATTCCCTTTTGCAGGAACGTCAAGCCCTTGAGAAAAAGGTAAAGATGATGCGGCCCGGCAGCGTCAATCGCGACCTTCTGGAAGAACGTGTGCGCAGCGTTCTGGGATATACCCATGAAGATGAAAAGGTTTTGCTACAAAGTCGCTCATAG